The Notoacmeibacter ruber DNA segment GCTCATCATCGTGACGAGTGATTGGCACCTGCCGCGTTCCCTCCTGGAGCTGAGGCAGACAGATAACGAACGGCGCTTGATCGGCGTGCCGGTTCGAACCGATGTGATTCAGGAAGGCCTGTGGCTTTCCAACAGCGGGACAGTGCGCCTGCTGGTCCAGGAATACGCCAAATATCTTCTGGCGATCGTTCGAAACGCCGCTCCCGACTCCGTCCGCAAATTCGCTGCAGCCCGAAGCTGGTCATTCTGAATCTGCCTCGTTTGCCGGCGGGAACTTTGCCCTCCACCCTCGTTCGTGTATGTGGCGGGCGAAACGACCGTGACACGGGTTTGGGACGGATATGCTGGCTTTCCGATCGCTCCTCTTCAACGCGATTTTCTATCTGAATCTTCTGCTTCAGATGCTGGTCTTTGCCATTTTCACCTTTCTGGGGCCGTTCTGGTACGTGTGGGGAGTTGGAAAAGTCTGGTCGTCCAGCAGTCTCTGGCTGGCCCGCCATATCGTCGGCATTCGCGTGCAGGTCGAAGGTACCGAAAACATGGTCGACACGAACTGCATCGTGGCGATCAAGCATCAGAGTTTTCTGGATACGTTTGCGTTCGTGCCGCACATCAAGGCCGGCATGATCGTTCTGAAACGGGAGCTGACCTGGATACCGATCTTCGGCTGGTATCTGTTGCGCTTCCGCTTCATCGCCATCAACCGCGGCAGGGGCCGCGCCGTGATGGAGCAGATCGCCAACAAGGCCGCCATGCGCATGGCACGGCAGGACCGCCAGCTCATCATCTACCCGGAGGGCACACGCAAGGCCGTCGGCGCACCGCCGGACTACAAATACGGTATCGTGGAACTCTAT contains these protein-coding regions:
- a CDS encoding lysophospholipid acyltransferase family protein, whose amino-acid sequence is MLAFRSLLFNAIFYLNLLLQMLVFAIFTFLGPFWYVWGVGKVWSSSSLWLARHIVGIRVQVEGTENMVDTNCIVAIKHQSFLDTFAFVPHIKAGMIVLKRELTWIPIFGWYLLRFRFIAINRGRGRAVMEQIANKAAMRMARQDRQLIIYPEGTRKAVGAPPDYKYGIVELYARLNIPVVPIAHLAGLYWPRRQFRRYPGLMVARILEPIPPGLPRQEFRRLLCEKIEGACDELLVEVARSEDPPPFPPTAIVRLEELGVETEGLPRRN